From the genome of Candidatus Binatia bacterium, one region includes:
- a CDS encoding GTP-binding protein yields MAAAGPPAPRQIAALIVSGFLGSGKTTLVRALLGDARRRGLRMAVVSNEFGDLGIDGALLGDSPAAFVELEGGCVCCQLSNELRDTLEMLRREVNPEQIVVETSGVALPGQTQVTFWREPINAWVGDDVALVVVNAEQVFHDRDLEGTFVDQVTSADLLLLNKIDLIPPDALGTVEARLRAIEPETPILHAQYGDVDPAVLFPPDVDGLRAQRRGAADFSPRHGHERFTSREVAVEDGIDPAVLLDRLRSLGALRLKGFVSTRAGVRLVQGVANRIEIGSPPGPVRPDLLGRVVLIERVRE; encoded by the coding sequence ATGGCCGCCGCAGGTCCCCCGGCGCCGCGGCAGATCGCTGCGCTGATCGTTTCGGGTTTCCTCGGTTCGGGGAAGACGACCCTCGTCCGTGCTCTGCTCGGCGATGCGCGTCGGCGCGGACTGCGAATGGCCGTCGTGTCGAACGAGTTCGGCGATCTCGGAATCGACGGCGCGCTGCTCGGCGACAGCCCCGCCGCCTTCGTCGAGCTCGAGGGCGGGTGCGTGTGTTGCCAGTTGTCCAACGAGCTGCGGGATACGCTCGAAATGCTGCGCCGCGAGGTCAATCCCGAGCAGATCGTCGTCGAGACCTCGGGAGTGGCCCTCCCCGGCCAAACGCAGGTCACCTTCTGGCGCGAGCCGATTAACGCATGGGTCGGCGACGACGTCGCCCTGGTCGTCGTCAACGCCGAACAGGTGTTCCACGACCGCGACCTCGAAGGCACGTTTGTCGATCAGGTCACCTCCGCGGATCTGTTGCTGCTCAACAAGATCGATTTGATACCGCCCGATGCACTGGGTACCGTCGAAGCCCGGCTGCGCGCCATCGAACCCGAGACACCGATCCTGCACGCACAATACGGCGACGTCGATCCGGCGGTGTTGTTCCCGCCGGACGTGGACGGTCTTCGTGCGCAACGCCGTGGGGCCGCGGATTTCTCCCCTCGTCACGGGCACGAGCGCTTCACGAGCCGCGAGGTCGCCGTCGAGGACGGCATCGACCCGGCGGTCCTGCTCGACCGTTTGCGGTCGCTCGGTGCTTTGCGGCTGAAGGGCTTCGTTTCGACACGTGCGGGAGTGCGACTGGTTCAGGGCGTGGCCAACCGGATCGAGATCGGGTCACCGCCCGGTCCGGTGCGACCCGATCTGCTCGGTCGCGTCGTGTTGATCGAGCGCGTCAGGGAGTAG
- a CDS encoding MFS transporter yields the protein MRRSRGVLPVTVVTRTLVLYLVSRFCTAAALTMFRAAVAWHVFALTGSAFHLGLIGLVQFVPALGLNLVGGAFADTYDRRRIMVRAQLVPLLAGGTLFAATRAGVVDLPILYGLIFLVAVAAAFDNPARAALLPTLVPREAFPRVVTIASTVQASAFATGPAVGGFVIAGAGIATTYAVYASLIGLSLLGLTFLRPPPSQTPRASLSLAAVREGLAFVRGNHVVLACMTLDMFAVIFGGATALLPIYANEILGVGARGYGILSAALEAGALLTSVVLLWLPPIRRAGRALLIAVGGFGLATIVFGLSRSFPLSVLAYMAVGVADQVSVVMRGTIIQLATPDVLRGRVSAVNFIFIGASNQLGAVESGFVAALTTATFSVVSGGFGCLVVLGLVALKMPGLRHYRIEAMPPS from the coding sequence TTGCGTCGAAGTCGAGGGGTGCTGCCGGTGACCGTGGTGACGCGGACGCTGGTCCTTTATCTGGTCAGCCGTTTCTGCACCGCTGCCGCCCTGACCATGTTCAGGGCGGCAGTGGCATGGCACGTCTTCGCGCTCACCGGCTCGGCGTTCCACCTTGGACTCATCGGTCTGGTGCAGTTCGTCCCGGCCCTGGGGCTGAACCTTGTCGGCGGCGCGTTCGCCGACACCTATGATCGCCGTCGCATCATGGTGCGGGCTCAGCTTGTGCCGTTGCTGGCGGGTGGAACGCTATTTGCGGCCACCCGAGCCGGCGTGGTCGACCTACCGATACTCTACGGGCTGATCTTCCTCGTCGCCGTAGCCGCTGCGTTCGACAACCCGGCGCGGGCGGCGCTGCTGCCGACGCTGGTGCCCCGGGAGGCGTTTCCGCGCGTCGTGACCATCGCATCGACGGTGCAGGCTTCGGCCTTCGCGACCGGACCGGCCGTCGGGGGGTTCGTGATCGCCGGGGCTGGAATTGCAACCACGTACGCGGTGTATGCGAGTCTCATCGGGCTGTCGCTGCTGGGACTGACCTTTCTGCGACCGCCGCCGTCGCAGACCCCGAGAGCGAGCTTGAGTCTGGCGGCGGTTCGCGAGGGTTTGGCCTTCGTGCGCGGCAACCACGTCGTCCTCGCTTGCATGACGTTGGACATGTTCGCCGTGATCTTCGGCGGCGCCACGGCATTGCTGCCGATTTATGCGAACGAGATCCTCGGCGTCGGCGCGCGCGGCTACGGCATTCTGAGCGCCGCGCTCGAAGCCGGGGCCTTGCTCACGTCGGTCGTGCTGCTGTGGTTACCGCCCATCCGACGGGCGGGGCGGGCGCTGCTGATTGCGGTCGGCGGGTTCGGATTGGCAACGATCGTCTTCGGTCTCTCGCGTTCGTTCCCGCTGTCGGTGCTGGCCTACATGGCGGTCGGGGTTGCCGATCAGGTTAGCGTGGTGATGCGCGGCACGATCATTCAGCTCGCGACCCCGGATGTCCTGCGCGGTCGGGTGAGCGCGGTCAACTTCATCTTTATCGGGGCATCGAACCAGCTCGGCGCCGTCGAGTCGGGCTTTGTGGCTGCCCTGACGACGGCGACGTTCTCGGTAGTCAGCGGCGGCTTCGGCTGCCTCGTCGTTCTCGGTCTCGTGGCGCTAAAGATGCCGGGGCTGCGGCATTATCGTATCGAGGCCATGCCGCCGTCGTAG